From a single Osmerus mordax isolate fOsmMor3 chromosome 6, fOsmMor3.pri, whole genome shotgun sequence genomic region:
- the LOC136944759 gene encoding protein rapunzel-like, with translation MSEEIVEDRAKLKQGLIKVLECVATISSAAAVVNPIFGVAGSLIRVVLHHVDDEDIRTLKREFGSVNRSLDELSQQNRNTLMQIKKETLDGQYCHVEENLRHQFRKFMEMVEARPGNSERKKEDFEESYANDLGDQNLHTLYEGVVGKPKLFSRPILEVYLKHSQGDRRTMERLCTRLTYLFCIGLIALMGYSAIIGDDEEGLTEEWSEKMEHVQEKMQEALLRCK, from the coding sequence ATGTCCGAGGAGATAGTCGAGGACCGGGCCAAGCTGAAGCAGGGTCTGATAAAGGTGCTGGAGTGCGTGGCCACCATCTCGTCTGCGGCAGCCGTGGTGAACCCTATCTTCGGCGTGGCCGGCTCGCTCATCCGGGTGGTGCTGCACCACGTGGACGATGAGGACATCCGCACGCTGAAGCGAGAGTTCGGCTCGGTCAACCGCTCCCTGGACGAGCTGTCTCAGCAGAACCGCAACACTCTGATGCAGATCAAGAAGGAGACCCTGGACGGCCAGTACTGCCACGTCGAGGAGAACCTGCGCCACCAGTTCCGCAAGTTCATGGAGATGGTGGAGGCGCGGCCGGGGAATTCCGAACGCAAGAAGGAAGACTTCGAGGAGAGCTACGCCAACGACCTGGGCGACCAGAACCTGCACACGCTCTATGAAGGCGTGGTGGGCAAGCCCAAGCTCTTCAGCCGCCCCATCCTGGAGGTGTACCTGAAGCACTCGCAGGGTGACCGGCGCACCATGGAGCGCCTGTGCACGCGCCTCACGTACCTCTTCTGCATCGGCCTCATCGCCCTGATGGGCTACTCTGCCATCATTGGCGACGACGAGGAGGGCCTGACCGAGGAGTGGAGCGAGAAGATGGAGCACGTGCAGGAGAAGATGCAAGAGGCGCTGCTCAGGTGCAAGTGA
- the LOC136944665 gene encoding uncharacterized protein yields the protein MTSLALNQKDSHAIESAVRSAIEMVVNVLYRVNSEKMQEYHKHMTEKHKENQKLRNEVKVAEKELEIIRRHAKNLEDLFRHSDRPYDNQNPSGSSRSTSTPQRLVVDGNESTSMANWQSQGFNELQGGSSDYQNPSTNVTEAPGFSKSVRGSLSPSSVPLPTVVVKEEPSDMDAVYIKWEMSEQSLESQHEDLALIEDSLEGECGHSKENGSLSQLSVASVDMGNPRRYYWNSSTRQIQDEMSPAIKKQIMDQRKKKVRQQYSKRMKEKIYTDPERLQAYRERERRRYHQRKKLIADLPEETQRLRREAWRAAASRYRARKTSHGFQTDPTHPCNLPQNTEPPEGTWGGGRAGPPEEQWRTAYVDHLQDHETHCS from the exons aTGACTTCTCTGGCCTTAAACCAGAAGGACTCTCATGCAATTGAATCAGCTGTCAGAAGTGCCATTGAAATGGTAGTGAATGTGCTATATAGAGTGAATAGTGAAAAAATGCAAGAATATCACAAACATATGACAGAGAAGCACAAAGAAAACCAAAAACTCCGGAATGAGGTGAAAGTAGCGGAAAAGGAGTTGGAAATAATACGAAGACATGCCAAGAATCTAGAAGACTTATTTAGACATTCTGATCGTCCTTATGACAATCAAAACCCCAGTGGAAGTTCGAGAAGTACAAGTACTCCTCAGAGGCTTGTAGTTGATGGCAATGAGTCAACCAGCATGGCTAACTGGCAATCGCAAGGGTTCAACG AGCTCCAGGGAGGTTCCAGCGATTACCAGAACCCTTCCACCAATGTCACAGAGGCCCCAGGCTTTTCAAAGAGTGTCCGAGGTTCCCTGTCCCCAtcatctgtccctctccctaccGTGGTGGTAAAAGAAGAACCGTCTGACATGGATGCCGTTTACATCAAATGGGAGATGAGTGAGCAGAGTCTTGAGAGCCAACATGAGGACCTAGCACTCATTGAGGACTCTCTTGAAGGAGAGTGTGGCCACAGCAAGGAGAATGGCTCTTTATCACAGCTCAGTGTGGCGTCTGTGGACATGGGGAACCCTAGGAGATACTACTGGAACTCTTCTACACGGCAGATACAGGATGAGATGTCTCCTGCGATAAAAAAACAGATTATGGATCAGAGAA AGAAAAAGGTACGACAACAGTATAGTAAAAGGATGAAAGAGAAAATCTACACAGACCCCGAGAGACTGCAGgcctacagggagagagagagacgcag GTATCATCAGCGCAAGAAGCTGATAGCAGATTTACCTGAGGAGACTCAGAGACTGAGGAGGGAGGCTTGGAGGGCGGCTGCCTCTCGCTACCGTGCCCGGAAAACATCTCATGGTTTCCAGACAGACCCCACTCATCCTTGCAACCTCCCCCAGAATACAGAGCCCCCTGAGGGGACCTGGGGAGGCGGCAGGGCGGGGCCACCGGAGGAGCAGTGGAGGACGGCGTATGTCGATCATTTGCAAGATCATGAAACACACTGCAGTTGA